The sequence CGCTGGATGGTGGAGAAAATGTGGCAGCCGCAGAACGATGCCCAGCCGGCCTACATTCTCCCGCCGGTGGCGAACCTGACCTCCGGCCCCAGCGGTTTGGCCTACTATCCGGGCACCGGGTATCTGGAGAGCGAGGCGGGGCGTTTCGTGGTGTGCGATTACAAGGCGGCGCCGCCAACTTCCGGCGTCTGGTCGTTCAAGGTTGAGCCCTCCGGTGCGGGGATGACGATGACGGGCGCGCGCAAGGCGGTGTGGGGGGTGACCGCCACCGACGTCGAGTATTCCTGGGACGGGAAGCTCTACGTGGCTGACTTCAAGGGCGGCTGGGAAGCCCACGACGATGGCCGGGTGCTGTATCTCGATGCGGGCCCGAACACCGCCAAGGCCAAGGAGGCCGCGGAGGTGGCGAAGCTGGTCAAGGAGGGCTTTGACCAGCGTTCGTCCGCGGAGCTGGCGGCGCTGCTGCGTCATCCGGACATGCGGGTGCGCTTGCGGGCGGAGCTGGCGCTTTCCCGGAAGCCGGACGCGCTTGCCCAGTTCAAGAAGGCGGCTGTGTCCGCGGAAACCCTCGAGCGCCTGCACGGGGTGTGGGGGCTGGGGATTCTCGCCCGTCGCGGTGGACCTGCCGTGCACCCGGTCAGTGCACCCGCCACTCCGAACGCGGAGCTGCGGAAGGCGGCCTCGGCCGAGCTGGTGGCGCTGCTGAAGCACGCCGATCCCGAGACGCGGGCGCAGGCGGTGAAGGCGCTGGAGGAAGGTTCGCTCGATGGCAAGAGTCTGCCGCTTGCGGCGTTGGTGCTCGATGCCTCGCCGCGGGTGCGGATGTTCGCGGCCATCGCGGCCGGCAAGCTGGGAGCCACGCAAGTGATGCCGCAGGTTTTGAAGCTGATCGAGGAGAATGCGGACAAGGATCCCTATCTGCGTCACGCCGGTGCGTATGCGCTGCAATTGCTGGCGAAGGACGGGGCCGAGGTGGCCGCGCTGAAGGCGAATGGCAACCCGCACGTGCGCCTTGCCGCGGTGGTGACCCTGCGCCGGATGAAGGATGCCGGGGTGGCTTCGTTCGTGAAGGATTCCGAGCCGGTGGTGGCGATCGAGGCGATCCGGGCGATCCATGACGAGGGGATTGAAGCGGCCCGCCCCGCCGTAGCGGCGCTGCTCGATGAGGCTTCCTCAGCGAAGCTTGCGCCCTTCATGCAGCGCCGTCTGATCCACAGCGCCTTCCGGGTGGGTGGAGTGGAGAATGCGAAGCGTCTGCTCACGGTGGCTTGCACCCCGTCCTTGCCGGAGGCGACCCGACGCGAGGCGCTGCGCTTGCTTTCCCTTTGGCCGGAGCCGCCGTTGGTCGATCAATCGCTGGGGCGGATCGCTCCCTTGCCGAAGCGGGACGCCGGGGAAATCAAGCCGCTGCTGGCGGCCGGCATGCCCGTGTTGATGAAGGTGGGCGACACGCTTGATGACGCGCTGGATCTCGTGGCCCGGTTCAAGTTGTCCGTTGAGGGGCTCGATGATGCCACGCTCCGCGGGATCACCGAGCAGGAATCGGTGTCCGGCTCCGCCCGTGCGGGTGCCCTCGCACTTTATGCGGCGCGCAAGCCCGCGGACCTCTCCGCTCAGCTCGCGAAGCTGATGGGTCAGAAGAACGATGATCTCGCGCTGGAGGCGATGAAGCTGCTGGTGACCCAGTTCCCGAAGGAGGCGCTGGAGCCGCTGCTCAAGGCTACCGAGTCCACGAGCGGTGCCCGTTCCCAGGCGGCTTGGAAGGACTTGGCCAACGTGGGGGATCCTGCGGTCGCAAAGGGCATCGTGACCCAGCTTGGTGTGCTGCGCGAGAAGGGAGGGGCTTCTCCCTGCGCGCTGGAGTTGCTCGCCGCGGCCCGTGGCCGATCGGAGCCGGAGGTGAAGCAGGCGCTGGAGGCCTACGAGGCGGATCTCAAGGTGAAGTCCGCCAGCGATCCGCTCGCGGCATGGATGACTTCCTTGGAGGGGGGCGATGCCGACCGCGGAGCTTCGATCTTCCAGAGCCATCCCGCGTCCGAGTGCCTGCGTTGCCATCGCGCGGAAGTGGGCGGGGACCATGGTGGTGAGGCCGGACCGAACCTCGCCGGGGTGGCCTCGCGCGGCGACCGGAAGTATCTCCTTCAATCGCTGGTCGAGCCGTCCGCGAAAGTGGTGGCCGGCTACGGTGTGGTCAGCATGACCTTCGCCAATGGCGAAAGCCTTGGTGGCATCCTGCTGGCGGAGGCTCCCGATTATGTCGAGGTCAACGCGAACGGCAAACGCTGGCGGGTGAACCGCAAGGACATCACCAGTCTGACTCCCGCCGTTTCGGCCATGCCGCCGATGGGGCTGCTGCTGAAACCGGAGGAGGTCCGCGACCTCGTGGCCTGGCTGGCGACCCTGCAAAAGGGTGAGAAGCCCGGGAAACCGCTGCCGACTCCGCCGGTCCTCGATCCGGCGACCTTGAAACATTGATCGACTTTTCTCGATCTTCCGCTTGCACCGGGCCGGGTGTCTCCCCAACATCCGGCCCGTAACGGCGGCTTGGCGGAATTGGTAGACGCGCTCGACTCAAAATCGAGTTCTTCGGAGTGTGGGTTCGAGTCCCACAGCCGCTACGTTCATTGACCGCCGGGATCGCGGGACGCCGGACGGTGCCTTGTGCGACTGGCACGAGACCTTTCCTCCTGGCATGTCCACCTCCCGCACCATTGGCATCATCGCTGGCAACGGCGTGTATCCGGCCACCTTCATCGAAGCCGCGCGCCGCAAGAGCCCGGGGGTGAAACTGGTGGTGGCGGCGTTCGAGAACGAGACGAATCCGGAGCTCCAAAAGACGGTCGATGCCTGGGAATGGCTGCGCGTCGGCCAGCTCGGCAAGCTGATCAAGCACTTCAAGCGCGAGGGGGCCACCGAGGCGATCATGGTCGGCCAGATCGCGCCGAAGAACCTCTTCGACCTGCGTCCCGACCTGCGGACGCTGATGTTGCTGGCGCGGGTGAAGGAGCGGAACGCCGAGACCTTGTTCGGGGCGATCGGCGATGAACTGGCGAAGGATGGTATCACGCTGCTGCCGGCCACCACCTTCCTGGAGGATCTTTTGCCGGAGCCTGGACCGGTCTGCGGACCGGTGCTGAAGAAGCGCCAGCTCGAGGACGCGGCCTTCGGTTTCCGGATGGCGAAGGAAAGCAGCCGCCTGGACATCGGTCAGACGGTGGTGGTGCGTCATGGCACGGTGCTGGCGGTGGAGGCCTTCGAAGGGACGAACGCGTGCATCCGCCGCGGTGGTGAACTGGGGCGGGGGAGGGAAGTGCTGCTGGCGAAGGTTTCGAAGCCGAACCAGGATTTCCGCTTCGATGTGCCGGTCGTCGGGCCGCACACCATCGAGACCTGCGTGGAAGCCGGGGTGAAGGCGATTGTGATCGAGGCGCGCCGGACCCTGCTGCTTGAGCGCGCGACCGTCGAGCGCCTGTGCAAGGAGCGCGAGGTTTCGATTCACGCGATGGAATGAGCGCGTCAATTCCTTGACGTTCCTTGACATTTCACGGTTTTTCGGGACTAGTGGGGCTCTACCCGATGGCCCGGAAACGCAAACCGATCTCCCCGAAGGTCACGCGCTTGGAAGCGCGGACGCGGGCGATTGGCGTGGTGAACCGGTTTTTGTTTTTTACCCTGTGCCTCTCCGTGGGCTTCGTGGTGGTCGCTGCCGCGGTGCCGCAGAAGCACAAGCTGGACGAGATGGAATCCCATGTGGCGGAGGCCCGGCAGCGTCAGGCGGCCGTGGTGGCCGAGCGGGATGACAGCCTTGCCCTGTATCGGGCGTTGCGGGAAGATCCGGCCTGCCTCGAGCAGTACGCGCGGGATCGTCTCGACTACTATCGCGAAGGCGAGCGGGTGCTGCGCATCAAGCGCGGGCAGTGAGGTTGGTGGGCTGTTGCATGCGTCGTGCTTGGCCGCAATTTAATGTGGCATCGCCCCTTTCGTGGGACACCCGTTTGTGGTATGGATGATCTTGCAAAAATCCATATGGGTTGTTTTGCCGACTTGCCATGGGCAGGAAGGTTGCACAACCTCCGGAAACCCTCCGTTCCTCAACCCTAAGACGGGATTCTCTTCCGCTTGACAATACGGAACGTCATGGAAGAACCCTCGTGCCGATTTCCAGTATGGCTTCAATGAAACCCAGCCGCCTTCAAATTTCCGCCCTGTGTGCAGCGTTTGCCGTGATGGCACCGTGCGCGACGACGTTCGCCCAGACGCCGGCAGCGGCTCCCGCCATGGACCCTGCCGTTCTGAACAAGCTGTGGGACGAGGCGGCGAAGGCGCTTTCGGACAAGAACTTCGACGAGGGTGCGAAGAAGATCGAGGAGATCCTCGCCACGCCGGTCGGCAAGAACCCGGGTGCGGCCGCGGCCGCGATCGAACAGCTTCGCTTCAACCTCGGTCTGGCCTATCTCAGCCTCGGCAAATACCCCGAGGCGGAAAAGGCGTTCAAGGATTGCTACGCCCAGTTTCCCCGCGGCGAATACGCCAGCCGTTGCCAGCTCGGCATCGGCCGTGCCCGCATCGCGGTCGGCACCAACGAGAGCAAGACCGCGGCGATCGAGCCGCTCAAGATCGCGGCTTCCGATCCGAAGTTCCGCTCGGAAGCCGGCCAGAGCCTCGCGCAGGTTTACGTCGATCTCGGCAAGCAGGATGAGGCGCTGAAGGTGTTCCGCAGCCTGATGGGATCGGACATCCGCACCCCGCAGCAGACCATCGCGGCCGTGGAGGTGATCGGCCTGCTGGCTGAATCCAAGAAGCTGGACGATCTCACCGCCTACCTCGACCGTCTGATCCGCCAGCCGGGTGTCCGTGATGCGATCGCGTGGTACACCAACCAGGTGATCGTGGCCGCCGACGAGCAGGTGGCGAAGGGCAACTACGATGCGGCGCTGATCATTTACCGCTCGGTGCTGCCGCGCGCCCAGATCCTCCAGATCCAGCGCGACGCGCTCGAAACGCTGCGCAAGGACGTGACCCGCCTTACGGGGATCGCCGCCGCGGATGAAAAGCGTCCGCCGACCCAGCGTTCCAATGCCAACGAGGTGCTCGCCAGTCTCAAGACCGCGGTGGAGACCACCGACAAGGCGTTGACCGCCGTCGAGGAGAAGAAGGATCTCGATGCCGCGCTGCTGATGCGCCGTGGCCGCTGCCTCTACTATCTGGATCGTAACGAGGAGGCGCTGGTGTGCTTCCGCACGATCCGCCTGAAGTATACCACCGCCGGTGACGTGAAGGCCGCGGCCTATGCGGAGATCGCCCTCCTCCAGCGCCTCAAGCGCACCAACGACATCGTGAAGCTGGTGAAGGAGTACATGGCGAAGTACCCGGATGCCGACAACATCGAGCCGATGATCGGGATCGCGGGCGAATCGCTCATCGAGCAGGCGGATTGGAAGGTCGTTCACGAATGGTTCCGCGACGCCGAGGAAAAGTTCCCGAACTCGAAGGATCTCGAGCGCTACCAGTTCTTCCAGGGCATGGCCTTGATGAACGACGGACAGTTCTCCGATGCCTCGCAGAAGTTCGCCCAGCAGCTTCAGAAGTTCCCGACCGGCGAGCTGATGGAAGACGCGCAGTATCGCATCGCGATGTGCTACTTCCTCACCAACGACTACAAGAACACGTTGGCCGCCTGTAAGGCATACCTCGACAAGTATGCGGGGAAGCCGGATGCCAAATACACCGGTGACATCCTGTATCGCCTGTGCTTCATCGACTTCCAGGACACGAAGAACGACAATTCGGACAAGATCCTCGAAACGCTGGGTGGCTACGCCGAGAACCACAAGGACGACGCGGCGGCCGGTTCGATGTTCAGCCTGATCGGAGACGTCTGGTATCAGAAGAAGACCAAGGTGGACGGTTACCAAGACCGCGCCCTAGAGTATTACCTCAAGGCGGTCGAGTATGAGAAGTACTCCAATGAAGTGATCGGATACGCGCTGGATCAGGCGACTCAGATCCTCCGGGACAAGAAGGATTTCAAGCGGGTGGCTGAGATCCATGCCGATTTCATCCAGAAGCATCCGGACAGCCCGCTCGCCATGAAGTCCGCCAGCGTCGTGGCGGAAATGATGATTCGTGACAAGAATCCGGAGAAGGCGGCCGAATACATCGGTGCCGTGCTCAAGTCCCGGATCTCCGATCCCGCCAACGAGCAAGCCGAACTTCTGATCGAAACCCTTCTCAAGGCGATCGTTCCCCGCCTGAAGCAGCCGAAGCCGGAAGAGATCGACGCCGTCGAGCAGAAGGTGGTCGATGCCCTGAAGAGCATCATCGGCGAGCACGAGAATCCGACGACCAACGCCCGCGTGTATTACGCCCGCGCCAAGGTCCGTGTGCAGTTCAAGGACTACGCGAAGGCCGATCTCTACATCAGCGGCATCGCGACCGGCAGCAAGCCGGAGGATCTCAGCCCGCAGTTGCTGGCCGTCTGCGCCGGGGTGCTGATGAAGACCGGTGAACTGGACAAGGCTGAGGAGATGTTCAAGCGCCTCCGCGACCGTTACCAGAATTCCTACTTCTCCGATTCCGGCCCGGTTGGCCTCGGTGAGGTGGCCCTGGCCCGCAAACAGTGGGACGAGGCATCGAAGTTGTTTGACGTCGCCTTGGAGAACAAGGGCAGCTCCCGCGTCTATGACGCGATGGGCGGCAAGGCCCAGGCGCTGATGAACCTCGACAAGCTGGACGATGCCGAGAAGCTCGGCCTGGACATCATCAAGGACAAGGCGGCCGGCAAGGAACGCATCGCCTACACCTACCTCGATCTCGCCCAGATCGCCCGCAAGCGTGCCGCCAAGGCGGCGACGGCCGATGCGAAGACGGACGCGCTTGTCTCGGCGAACAGCCGCTACCAGCGGGTAATGACCGCCTACAAGTCGGTGCCCGAAGCCTGCGCTCTG comes from Luteolibacter sp. LG18 and encodes:
- a CDS encoding HEAT repeat domain-containing protein; the protein is MKRSLALLALLTPVAVAQEEKDSLAPVQGDSALTAPAGVSYHLAGDAKTNKIVSPTAITFDEAGALYVAETHRFRFGVEDNREHLYWYLDDIASQTNADRLAMHEKWKGKKSIEKMTEKSEEIRKLEDLDHDGVYEKAGTYADKFNDVLDGTAAGVMALDGTVYFACIPKVWALRDTKGTGQADVRDVIQDGFGVRVSFSGHDLNGFALGPDGRIYGTVGDRGFHVETKEGKKYPSPDRGAIFRFDPDGTNFEVIHTGLRNPKEIAFDDHGNAISVDNNSDQGDKARVVYVVEGADSGWTMEHQALHSFHRQIGLKDHPDNRWMVEKMWQPQNDAQPAYILPPVANLTSGPSGLAYYPGTGYLESEAGRFVVCDYKAAPPTSGVWSFKVEPSGAGMTMTGARKAVWGVTATDVEYSWDGKLYVADFKGGWEAHDDGRVLYLDAGPNTAKAKEAAEVAKLVKEGFDQRSSAELAALLRHPDMRVRLRAELALSRKPDALAQFKKAAVSAETLERLHGVWGLGILARRGGPAVHPVSAPATPNAELRKAASAELVALLKHADPETRAQAVKALEEGSLDGKSLPLAALVLDASPRVRMFAAIAAGKLGATQVMPQVLKLIEENADKDPYLRHAGAYALQLLAKDGAEVAALKANGNPHVRLAAVVTLRRMKDAGVASFVKDSEPVVAIEAIRAIHDEGIEAARPAVAALLDEASSAKLAPFMQRRLIHSAFRVGGVENAKRLLTVACTPSLPEATRREALRLLSLWPEPPLVDQSLGRIAPLPKRDAGEIKPLLAAGMPVLMKVGDTLDDALDLVARFKLSVEGLDDATLRGITEQESVSGSARAGALALYAARKPADLSAQLAKLMGQKNDDLALEAMKLLVTQFPKEALEPLLKATESTSGARSQAAWKDLANVGDPAVAKGIVTQLGVLREKGGASPCALELLAAARGRSEPEVKQALEAYEADLKVKSASDPLAAWMTSLEGGDADRGASIFQSHPASECLRCHRAEVGGDHGGEAGPNLAGVASRGDRKYLLQSLVEPSAKVVAGYGVVSMTFANGESLGGILLAEAPDYVEVNANGKRWRVNRKDITSLTPAVSAMPPMGLLLKPEEVRDLVAWLATLQKGEKPGKPLPTPPVLDPATLKH
- the lpxI gene encoding UDP-2,3-diacylglucosamine diphosphatase LpxI (LpxI, functionally equivalent to LpxH, replaces it in LPS biosynthesis in a minority of bacteria.) codes for the protein MSTSRTIGIIAGNGVYPATFIEAARRKSPGVKLVVAAFENETNPELQKTVDAWEWLRVGQLGKLIKHFKREGATEAIMVGQIAPKNLFDLRPDLRTLMLLARVKERNAETLFGAIGDELAKDGITLLPATTFLEDLLPEPGPVCGPVLKKRQLEDAAFGFRMAKESSRLDIGQTVVVRHGTVLAVEAFEGTNACIRRGGELGRGREVLLAKVSKPNQDFRFDVPVVGPHTIETCVEAGVKAIVIEARRTLLLERATVERLCKEREVSIHAME
- a CDS encoding septum formation initiator family protein, with protein sequence MARKRKPISPKVTRLEARTRAIGVVNRFLFFTLCLSVGFVVVAAAVPQKHKLDEMESHVAEARQRQAAVVAERDDSLALYRALREDPACLEQYARDRLDYYREGERVLRIKRGQ
- a CDS encoding tetratricopeptide repeat protein, whose translation is MDPAVLNKLWDEAAKALSDKNFDEGAKKIEEILATPVGKNPGAAAAAIEQLRFNLGLAYLSLGKYPEAEKAFKDCYAQFPRGEYASRCQLGIGRARIAVGTNESKTAAIEPLKIAASDPKFRSEAGQSLAQVYVDLGKQDEALKVFRSLMGSDIRTPQQTIAAVEVIGLLAESKKLDDLTAYLDRLIRQPGVRDAIAWYTNQVIVAADEQVAKGNYDAALIIYRSVLPRAQILQIQRDALETLRKDVTRLTGIAAADEKRPPTQRSNANEVLASLKTAVETTDKALTAVEEKKDLDAALLMRRGRCLYYLDRNEEALVCFRTIRLKYTTAGDVKAAAYAEIALLQRLKRTNDIVKLVKEYMAKYPDADNIEPMIGIAGESLIEQADWKVVHEWFRDAEEKFPNSKDLERYQFFQGMALMNDGQFSDASQKFAQQLQKFPTGELMEDAQYRIAMCYFLTNDYKNTLAACKAYLDKYAGKPDAKYTGDILYRLCFIDFQDTKNDNSDKILETLGGYAENHKDDAAAGSMFSLIGDVWYQKKTKVDGYQDRALEYYLKAVEYEKYSNEVIGYALDQATQILRDKKDFKRVAEIHADFIQKHPDSPLAMKSASVVAEMMIRDKNPEKAAEYIGAVLKSRISDPANEQAELLIETLLKAIVPRLKQPKPEEIDAVEQKVVDALKSIIGEHENPTTNARVYYARAKVRVQFKDYAKADLYISGIATGSKPEDLSPQLLAVCAGVLMKTGELDKAEEMFKRLRDRYQNSYFSDSGPVGLGEVALARKQWDEASKLFDVALENKGSSRVYDAMGGKAQALMNLDKLDDAEKLGLDIIKDKAAGKERIAYTYLDLAQIARKRAAKAATADAKTDALVSANSRYQRVMTAYKSVPEACALAYIGSYEVVKEKDDITTANQILDQLLEQPKFEKTEGFKKAKQLRGK